From the genome of Capsicum annuum cultivar UCD-10X-F1 chromosome 4, UCD10Xv1.1, whole genome shotgun sequence:
TAGTTCCAACTTTACTTTTATTTCATTCTAGCAGGAGTAAATATAGACGCATTCGTCTCGAGGGACCCTTTTTCATTAAATCGTACTTTAGCTGTTTGTTAATCTTTCTCTGCAGGTTGGGCTCTGAATTGATTAGTGAAGAAACACCAGTGTCATATGCCCTAACATCCTCTTTGTGCCATAAATTTAGTCTGTGACTACCTTTTGTACACGTTTAATGTATGTTCACGCTTGGAACAAACCCCTCAGTCCTCTCTGACACCAGAATGTAGTGTCCCTAAAAAATGTTAGTTTCATGAATCTGAGTTGCTGCTTATGCGGAAATGATGACTGGATAGGCTCCGTTGCCTTTGTGGGATCAATGAAACTGGAAAGATGGCTTGATACCCATCCTTGGAGGCATTATGGTTGGAAGGCCTTAGCCGTCTCTTCCTCGAAAGGCAGGATTGAAGGTAAATGAGTACACGACTCGCGTTTTCAGGGCCTATGAATGCCTTGGAAAAACTATCCAGTTCTTCATTGATTCTGTTATTTGCAGCAACATGAATGACACAGAAGTTCTGTTGGTTACTAATAGGTATAGGTTAGTAggagtttttgtttagttttttgaGCTTTTGAAGGTTGTTCTAGTCATCTAGTGTGTTTAAGGTTCCATTCATCTCTGAGTTGCTGtcttatattttgaggatgaaCTTCTTGAtttgtctatcggaaacaacctctttacctctGAGGTAGGGTTAAGGGCTGCATACACACTATCCTCCCAGTACTCGACTCGACTCTCGACTCTGTGGGACTACATTGGGTGTGTCGTCGTAAACATCTTCATTTTTTCTTATGGAGATCTAATCATTTTAGTGGAACTCAAAGCCTTCTTTGCTCGGATCCTCCAAAATGTTGCTGCATTCTTGTTGAATCTGCCAAAAAATGCTCACTTTTTGACGACCGCAAACCACCAGTGGCATTTTTGGCGAATTCTGACACAACCAACAACTTTTGTTTTTTGGAGGATCTAAGTGACGTGACATACTACGATCACGTACAAAAGTGTCGTCGGGGGCGGGCCAGACGCAGCAGAGCGATGATGATCGGGGAGCGGGTTCCCCACTGGAAGGGGATAGAAGACGGCCATCTCAAGGCACATCATGACCTACAGGCAACTATCTCTAAGTCTAAGTTGCAGTATTATATTTTAAGAGGATGAACTTCTTGATTTGTCAATCGGAAACAACCTCTGTACctctgaggtaggggtaagggtTGCGTATACACTATCCACTCAGGACTTGACTCCGTGGGACTACACTGGGTGTGTTGCTATAAACATCTTGATTTGTCTTATGGAGATCTAACCATTTTGGTGGAACTCAAAGCCTTTTATATGCGATGGTATCACTAAGTTATGTTACTCGGTCCTCCAAATGTTATTGCATTCCTGTCGGATCCTCCAACCGGCAAACAACCAGTggcattttttgtttttgaaggaTTTAATTGACATAACCAGTGCCATGTTTGGTAAATTCGACAACATTTTTGAAGGATTCGAGCAAGATAGTTAGAGTATAGTCATTGTGTTGATATCTTTTGGTTCTTTTCCTGGTTAAAGTTAAATTCATTTGTTTAATAGTTCCATTATTGattaaatcaataatatttaaatgCACTGTTTTaattatatgctatatattacaaaaattcattACGAATTTGATATGATCACTAGTCACTAACATTTGTAATTTGGTACATCTTTGTTCAATGTAATTATATGTAATCGTATGGTAACTTAGATGACTTatgtaataattaataaaatttgaattattaatatttaaggTTTATTATTATGAGTTCAATGGCATAATACAAATGTACAATTACTATACGATACCAAAGTTTGGTTATGCTCAATTATTCTTCGACTCAACGTAGCACTATAATAAGTTCGATTGTGCTCGATTTGTTCAGCTTGACGTAAGGAGTAAGATAAGCTTAGTTTATTCTTTGATTCAACATGGTACTATAATAAGTTCGATTTGGTCAGCTCAATGTATGCTCAATTTAATACAAAACTAGGAGTAAGATAAGTTTAATTTATTCTTCAACTCAACATGGTACTATAATAAGCTTGATTGGGCTCGATTTGCTCAGCTCGATGTATGTTCAATTTTATACAATAAGCTGAATTTATTCTTCGACTCAACATGGTCCTATAATAAGCTCGATTGGGTTTGACTTGCTCAGCTCGATGTATGTCCGATTTTATACAAATTAAGAGTAAGATAAGCTCAATTTATTCTTCGACTCAACATGGTATTATAATAAGCTCGATTAGGCTTGACTTGCTCAGTTCGATGTTTGCTCAATTTTATACAAAATTAGTAGTAGGATAATCTCAATTTATTCTTCGACTCAACATGAAACTATAATAAGTTTGATTGGGCTTGACTTGCTCAGCTCGGTATATGCTCGGTTTAATACAAAATTAGGAGTAAGATAAGCTCAATTTATTCTTCGACTTAACATAATATTATGATAAGCTTGATTAGGCTCGACTTGCTCAGCTCAATTTTATACAATAAGCTCAATCTATTCTTCGATTCAACATGGTACTATAATAAGCTCGATTGGGCTCGACTTGCTCAGTTTGATGTATGCTTGATTTTATACAAGATTAGGAGTAAGATAAGCTCAATTCATTCTTCGACTCAACATGGTACTATAATAAGCTCTATTGGGCTCGACTTGCTCAGCTCGATGTATGCTCgatttaatacaaaattaggaGTAAGACAAGCTCAATTTATTCTTCGATTCAACATGGTACTATAATAAGCTCGATTGGGCTCGACTTGCTTGGCTCGATATATGCTCGATTTTATACAATTTATTCTTCAACTCAACATAATACTATAATAAGCTTGATTGAGCTGACGTGCTTAGCTCGATGTATGCTTCATTTTACAATTTATTCTTCAACTCAACATGGTATTATAATAAGTTCGATTGGGCTCAACTTGCTCAACTCGATGTATGCTCGATTGTATATAAAATTAGTAGTAAGATAAGCTCAATTTATTCCTCGATTATAATAAGCTTGATTGGGCTAGACTTTTTCAGCTCGATGTATGCTCGATTTTATACAAAATTAGGAGTAAGATGTTGGTGTAGCTTTGTATAATCATATATACCAGCACACCAAGCTTGAAAAAGACAATATTTAACACGTTATGATGTTACAAAAACTTAGGAAAAATCAAATTTATCAACATCAATACATATCAAATGACGATGATGTTTCATAGCAAATATTTATCAGCATTGAATTTCCATTTAGTTAATTTAATTAATCAGGATtaagtaatataataaaagtaaaacatgTATTATTGATCATAATCGAATAGaagaaatatatatgtataaatatatctCTGCATCTATTATTTAATTTGTTGTCTGATTTGATTTGatgagtttaagaaaataattttttgtttgaaattttgtagtttcaaattaaagatatggagaatatattaaaatattttttttatgatcttaaatatgTTACGTGAAACATTGAACTTAAAAAGttgctataaaagaaaagagatatttTACTTAAGACGactaaaaaagaaattaagacaaataaaataaaatgaatggaTAGCTCTTATTCATGTACTTTCTCCGTTTTTATCGTTATTTTTTTTTGTCCGTTCCaaaaaaaaatgtcatcattcCTTATTtgctaattatttaaaaatacaattttactTTTACGCTTATTGATCCCACTTATAAGGtctcacttaattaaaaataatagtaatatttttttttaataaaggataatttgataaatatcatcaagtcatttcttatcttttaggcctcatttgtttgcacttaatgaaggtctgaatctgaatggttcagacttctgatcattaagtgcatttattttttattaagtttttaactcttaataggtcttaatcattcagatctagaatcaagtcttaataggtttgAAGGGATATTctagtgttggataatattcaccactctattcataatcagcagttaccaccactaaccacctctacCACCGTAACCATTGTTAACCAACacccacctccaccatcacaaccatcatCGACAAAAAATACCGCTACCAACCACAATTGTCAACCGTTACCACcctactacctcttttattctaattatattcaccatcACCACTGCCGTTAACAACATCAGAATCATCAACCACTAGcggtcaatccctactaccaaccaactcatctatcacaactagcatcaccactaactaccactattACATCACAATCTCTACACATTATTTGGCCGCccccaccattgtcactagtaatgccACCTCTACCACTACTTCAACCAGTActatcgctacaatttatctctactagcaaccatctccaccatcacaacaaataacatctccaactaacaccaacacatcatcaatcatcatgcattcatgtttcagccaacacaattaacaccttaaactactaacatcaagcaatgtCACATCACAGcaatcaccaccaccatcaatcgctaccatcataacagtcactacaataccaaccatcacaattatcaccaccaacaatattaatcattaacatcaattattgtcACCGCAATCACCATTACAATTCATcttcactatcactaacaaatataaatattttttctcaatcaaatactaataattttattatattaaattacatgttttttaatatataattaattttttatttgaattttattttttattttattatgtatacaaaaacaatcttaatcattcaatttcCAGAtatagagacaacatcttaatcattcagatgtgcattcagattcggACGTTTAAAtcttagaaaaaaaacaaatagagCCTTAAACTTTGTGTTCGATTAAAATAtgtcatataaataagaccaaagaaataaatttttcaacctgttctagaaatattttttttgaatcgAAGATCGAAGGTtaatcagaaacaacctctctattttatacgaaataagaataaaattgatGTATGCTCTAATCTGAACAAGAACGTCACCTTTGATATTACATTAAATATGTTAATATGTTATCGTAGAAAAAGAgctttaaagtaaaaaataaaattactataatatGATCTGAAAAttatagatgagactcgagggggtgtgagtgacaaattagaggtgtggaggcaaacccttgagtctaaagggttcaggatgagcagaagcaagacagagtgtgtggaatgcaagtttaatgacgtgaggcgggagaatgaggtagtagtgaagctggaatcacaggaggtaggtaagagggagagtttcaagtatctcgagtccgtgatccagagtaacagTGAGATTGAttaggatgtctcgcaccgtattggggcgggatggatgaagtggaagctcgcgctgggggtgctgtgtgataagaaggtgccgcctaagcttaaaggcaaattctacagggcggtagtccgtccggccatgttgtatagagcggagtgttggccagttaagaactcccacatccaaaagatgagggtgacAGAAATGcgaatgttgcgctggatgtgtgggctgactagaggggatagagttcggaatgagaccatccgggagaaggttggtgtgacccagtggagtgcaagatgcgggaagtccgattgagatggttcggacacgtgaagaggaggggcatggatgccccggtccgtaggtgtgagaggctagcgttggatggttttaggcggtgtaggggtaggccgaagaagtactggggtgaggtgattagacgagacatggagcagttacagctcaccgaggacatgaccctagataggaaggtctggaggacgcgaattagggcagaggactagggccagtttgagtcgctagtgtagggaattacttggtggggtttttttttttcctgttaggagtccgtgttccatgttttattatgaatctgtgtgctttcctctgttttatattacttatcggtgccgtatttatgttatgtaatcttgtaaccttgtgctgtgctttactatatGTTAGTGTGGTATCTcgtatcttgagtcgggggtctatcgaaaacagcctttctacttcttcagagatagaggtatggattgcgtacatcttatccctccagaccccactaggtgggaatatactgggtttattgttgttgttgatctgaaaattaaggattcaaatctcctataaaaataataattctattCTTTTTTTGATCGCCGCCCAAAGTGGAATCTTTATTTTGAGAGAATCCAAAGTAAATCATAAATGCAGCCAAGTGCTCCTTCACTACTTCTTTCATCCCAAATTATTCATTAagataatacataaattaaaaaaaataattaataatatatctaatttattatagtatttttattaaataatatttataatttaattttaaaaaaataataattaatataaagggtaaaatataaaaaaaaattattttatcttgatcaataaaaaaaaaagaaaaaaagaaatcctTATTTTGAACCgggatctatcgaaaacaacctttctacttctccgaaGATAGTGGTATAAACTACATATATCTTACCTTCCTCAGATCccattgtataaaaatatattaagtttattgttgttgatcaataaaataaataaataaaataaaatatcaaattaagaaatttgaaacGAAGAAAGTATTATTTTCTATTATAATAATAAAGAGTCAAAAGAATTATTGAAGCTATAAAGAAAAGGACAATATTTTAATGTGACAACTTACACTTGTTCAACAACCCATAACCTACTCATCCACTTTTGTGGGTCCCACATTCATCCTTATCCATATTTCTTTCCTCTATCCACTCCCACTTTTGCTCTCTCCCATCCCTTTTTTTtccattataaaaatattttttttaaaataattatttttttcgttGTATTTATGTGAGGTAGTTTGACTTATcgaaagaattttaaaatttatgatttaaaataagttatatatatatatatatatatatatattatgtaattataaattattttaagtaaaataagtattttaaaattgaattattattaaatagagaaatgtgttattattattgatatttattaaaaaagaaaagtaagtcgTATAAATCAGGAGGAGATGAGTGATTATTtcttaataatatatatttttttatgatacttgattaattcaatttttttaaattatttgaagttCATGTTTTTAATATCTtagtttataattttatttaaatcgagggtttttaaaaaataactattcTATCTTCAAAGAACAGAGGTAAAATATGCCTACATATTACTATTTTTAAACGTGACTTTGTAGGATTTTATTATGGTGTTGCTGTTAATCTTTTTTActtataaataacaaatttatttaattatgtgtTATCGTATATttcaagaattaaaataaaaatttatccatTATTCACTTGCTTGATTTTCAAATCTTTGAAATAGGAAatgaaaaaatattgtaaaattttttaactgaaaaaagagaaattaactaAAGATTAGGCGATATATTAGCATCAAAGCTCTATAAATATGTCCAAAGGGTATTTTCTTTTTGTAATATATTGTCttgttaataaattaataaataaaattaagagttaaattaaatatttgaagAAACAAAAATGGTGTTAGATGGTTGGGATGATGTTATGGCTGGGCCCCACCCTACAATTGGAAAGGGCCTTTCTGTCAATATTTTTGGTAATACTTTTCACTTTGattatttcatgtattttattttatttgatttgagtatatattttagatattgttGATTAATCTGATGTTTATCAGAAATAACTTTTTTGTCTCATTTTTAAGATAGAAATATGAATCACATATATTTTATCAtgtttatattttactttataaaaatacattattCAATGATGCATGTCTGTTGTGGTAGAATATATAGTACTCCATTATTTGATTTGAGTTCCGATCGGTGATACCGATTAATTGCTTTCTTTTAAGGATTTTTATGATCTTTTGTGATGGATCTAGCGTAAAATGAGTTTGAAGTCAAAACTATGGaaaacaaatatcaaatataGAGTGAAAAGTAAAACGAAAGGAGAAAATATTTGCATGTATTCAGAATTTAGACGCAATCAATTTGAATTAGAAGAGTGAATTTTTGAAGGTAAACAAGAAGTTTTAAATATAGTGATGATTGATGAACGTTtgaattttattcaaattaattttgaataattttgatttttgaatcgAAAAAATTACAATCCAAAtaaatttagattggattgaagTTGTTAAGTTCGACTATGGATCAATCATTTTGAATATCTTggattcataattttaaaaacatgatttttaaaatgatgtatgataaaaaaatgtaataattAATATGAAATGAAAGGAATTAAAACATTTCTTTAGTAATTTTAGAAGTgaaaaatcctttttaagaagtacgtcaaaattaaaaatatagtcTTTTAACATCTGTCAATGTTTAAGTATAAGCATATGTAATTATATTATATGGTTAGAAGGTAGAAAATAAGGACAAAATAGTTAAATGCCGTTCACAAATTTACTTCATATGGagagtaattttattattttaataatatatatgatgtaataaaaatcgagaaaagggtcaaaaacatacttaaaatatgaatttaaaatatgaattttctaTCTGATCtctaatttttaacttgaattatcaTCTATTATTTATTGTCTAGTATTTACCGACACACATCTTAATTATTAGttgcttatttttcttatttaaaatattactatCACTCAGGTAGAACAAATAATGATTAATAATTGAAgtgtatttaagaaaatatataattaataataattcaGGTCAAAAATTCAcacataatatttatatatgaacCTCATACTTCAAATATATACATTCTTAAAATTTTTCATCTGATATTTGATATTCtcattaaaactcaattaattcaaattcatgcCGAATATAATTCATTCAAAAATAACTTTCTATCGAGATCTTTTTATACTTAGGACTTAAATTCGAaatgttaaatatatattttcaatctttaactttaaaataatacTTAATAATTCCACATCAAATTAGGAATATATTATTATCACTTATATAATTTGAACAATCTTTTCCTCCTAACCAAAAAATACAAACTAAaagttaaatataaaattaaaattaagttaagctcaaattttattaaaagatattaTCTTTATCCACTATACCAAAAGACCTCATGCTGACTCCAATATGGGAAATAGTAATATTCCATCTGGAAACATTTATATAAATCCATGAAGATATTTACACACAGTACACCAAACTCTATTTATTCTAGACAAGCAAACATTTTCCATTTTACTATAtagtttaaagaaaaaaaaaaaaaaaaagagaagtaaagGAAGATGGTGTTAATTGAAAAGTTTTGGGATGATGTTAGGGCTGGACCTCAACCAGGCAAAGGCCTTGGCAAACTGAGAAAGTCCATTACTTTAATTCAACCTCAtggtacattttttttttttttaataaaaagaaattataatatatgatcattttttttatttattatatttatagaggaTACAGATTAGAACAGAGGTATAGGATTTTGTGTGTAGTTGTATTTGTAGTTATAGTGTTATGCATGTTGTTTTGCAGGTTTTTGTTCGtgatgttttgattttgttagtgattTTAATTAGATAATTTATAGTATTAATCTCACTTTATGAAAATATACCAAgtatgttgctgttgttgttatattggtgtctgttgtttgttgtttgcttttatatttttgttatatttgttatCCTTATTGAGacgaggtctatcgaaaacaatctaTCTGCTTCATCTAAGAGAaagcggtatggactgcatatactCTACACCCTTCAGATCTCACTTTGTAaaaatatactgaatatgttgttgttgttgttatattggTGTTTGTTCTAAGCCGGGGTCTATAGAAGAAAACCTCTTTACTttacctgaggtagtggtatgaactgtgtATACTTTATTCTATTCAGAACTTTACTTTGTGAGAGTAtgctgaatatgttgttgtagttgttatATTTGTGGATCAAGTTAGAATACTTTATTTCTTCAggttatttattattgttatgatagAATATAATTCAAGATTTAGTGTTAGCGAGTTTCAGAATAtataaatttgtttttttttgggtGAAGATAAGGCGTGTTGAGCAGGAAGAGGATAGTGAAATGTTATTTGTTAAACTCGATAGGAAAATCGATTTTGTCAttttcaagaaatttattttgtcagaatttattttttctaaaacttTAGAGTTTAGACTAATTGAACATAGAAAAATCGAAAACATCATTTTGATTCACTTCATTGATAATTAGATCGATATTTTCGGTGCACGATGGAGATGCTCTTATTATGGGTAAATatctcaatatatttttttttgtgatatatctatatatagTTTGAATAGAAAGTACTAGATTCAGTTGGATCAATAATATAAGTATTGAATATGCTTTTGATATAGCTAGAGAATTGCATAGTGGCAAGGcggagtcacctttagcatcagAAGGTTCGGCCGAATTTCtttgacaaaaaataatattatttatatttgattaatttttttttttatgtatatataattaacgTTGaaattcctttaatttttttttttttgtttacttttaaACTCTCTTGGTAAAAATTCTTACTCCGTAACTGTTAATAGATGGATAGATTTTGTATTAATTAACAGGTTCAATTGAACACAATATCAActcaaaacatatacatatactagGATATTGGCGTAACGCACCAAACAGATAGGATATTGGCGTAACGCACCAAACAGATTGTACTAGGAGTATATGTTTTTGGTTTAGGAAACACACATACTTGTGTTCTTTttcttagttaatttttttttttcttggtgttCTTTTGGGTTATGGTTTTAGGTGGTGAAGGGGAAGGACCAAACAAGAACTATCAAAGGTCTCTGTCTATGACGGGTTCGGGCTCAGGGAGCCCGATAACACCAGGAACCCCGATGACTCCAAACAGTCGTTCGCCAACGGCGAACGTATGGAGGAGTGTGTTCGACCCAGGAAGCAACATTGCCACCAAGAGAATTGGTGCTGAGGTTTTTGACAAACCTTCTCACCCCAATGCTCCCACTGTTTATGACTGGTAAAACTTacgatcattttttttttttattcattattctttttattatcgAAGCGATTTATTGAGGCCTGTTCAGAATGTCCATACAGATGCTTTAAAGTAGTTGCTAGAAGTACTGCAAGAGCATTTCCTATCTAGGCAAACAAACCAAGCGGGAAAAAGTCAGCAATCATGCTGACATAcccaaaaagaaaatagaattttttgattttgtatttcacaTAACTGACAGACTCGCGCTAGTTGTGTGAAGCTTTTTTTTGTCTCATTCAAGTAAGTGAAACTAAAATCTTACATTTTTAGGTCCATATTCATTGGGCCTCACTTATTTGTGAGGTAAAAAGAAATCTCGTCGGTTGTGTATGAGacgcaaaataattttttcagaagaaaattgaaaatcgaaatttttgatttttgattttgtgtttcaCATAACATTAGTTGTGTCAATCTTTTTTTGTCTCACACAAGTAGGTGAGACCGGAATCTTACATTTTTAGGTCCGAGTTCATTGGGCCTCACTTATTTGTGAGATAAAAAGAAGTCTCGTCATTTGTGTGAgatgcaaaatatttttttcagaagaaaattaaaaatcaaaacttttgatttttgatttgtgTTTCACATAACATTAGTTGTGTGAACTTTTTTTTCTCTCACACAAGTAGGCGAGACCGAAATCATACGTTTTTAGGTCCACGTCCATTGGTCATGTATCACTTATGAGATAAAAAAGCCTGTCAACTGTGTGAGATgcgaaatatttttttgtttttgaaaaaactTTAGGGAATACATGAGAATGATGAACATGATGGACTTGTATTTTACGTAATGATAATATACTTATAAATGATGATATAAAGTTGATTTATAACACTAGGTATTTTTTCGTAACTAATTTGATATGATAAATTAGAAAAGTAGAATAATAATCTACTATATAATCTACAATACAGATATTTTTAGGTTAATATACGCTTTTCATTAACCTATAATCGACTCAGAGAAATTTTCagtattattaattagtttatatatcgaattaaattcttaatttaatggCAGGCTTTACAGTGGCAATACCAGGTCCAAGCATCAGTGAGAAATTAAAAATTCTGgattttggatcgtgacaaataAGTATTTCAATAACGTTACATGTAAATAAACGTATTTTCCTTTTAATTGACGTGTTATTTTCTATAATGCTACAGGAACATGGAGATTAATTAATAAACTTTAATCCTATGTTTTCTGTtgatgcattattattattataagtattaGTATTAACTAGTAGTACTAATTAATATATGTGTAATTAGGTTTTGATGAAAGCCAACTTGAGTATATTAAGTGGCTTTACTAGTTGCTGCTACTTCTACTATTATACCAtaattagtagtagtatattagtGTTATAGTGttgttttgttatgtattttggacaataacaataataataataataataataatgtttagtagtttgatgtgtatttttgttattttcattgTCCAAGTGCttatctatatatctttttatatttgattatttaaaattcgATGAATAATGAGTTACGTTGCTTGTCTTTTTAAAGTAtatgtagatttttttttctttttgaatttggtTAAAATGGATTATGATTTGTTATGTTCGGACAGAATAAATAACatcacaaacaaaagaaaataagaagaagacaCATAGATTTACGTGGAGATTTTTAACGGAAAAAATCACGGGTAGATACGGAGAAATTTACTATAATGGAGGGGAGTACAATGAGGAGACGAAGTCTTAAACCTTTTAAAACAGCCCATTAAATCGCATTTATATAATACATGCGTACAAATAAATTTTAAGTCTAAAAACATACAGGTTGCATCGCGAATTTTTCAAGATTGGATCAAACAGAATTTGGGTCATAAATTTTAACATAATTGACTTGAAATTTGGTGAATTCATTAGAAATTGTTCGGTGATTAATATTATCGCTTTGTCATGacttaactttatttattttgatgttttggaATTTGGGATTGTGAAGTACGAATActtgaattttgtgttttcaCGTATATTAGTACATGTTGATTTTTCTGAATTTGATTGACGTATTTCGATTAGTGTTACATTTGACGAGTCCATAAGAAGTGATTTGGTGATCGATATTCGTCACTTCACCACGATTAACGTTATTAATTATTTGGCATTTTAGGGTCATGAaatacaaatttataaatttgatcattttttttgtgtgtattaaTATATGTTGATTTTTGTAAATTTGATCGAAGGAGTTTGattgacataaaatttaatggATC
Proteins encoded in this window:
- the LOC107868349 gene encoding dormancy-associated protein homolog 1 isoform X2 encodes the protein MVLDGWDDVMAGPHPTIGKGLSVNIFARELHSGKAESPLASEGGEGEGPNKNYQRSLSMTGSGSGSPITPGTPMTPNSRSPTANVWRSVFDPGSNIATKRIGAEVFDKPSHPNAPTVYDWLYSGNTRSKHQ
- the LOC107868349 gene encoding dormancy-associated protein 1 isoform X4; translated protein: MVLDGWDDVMAGPHPTIGKGLSVNIFGGEGEGPNKNYQRSLSMTGSGSGSPITPGTPMTPNSRSPTANVWRSVFDPGSNIATKRIGAEVFDKPSHPNAPTVYDWLYSGNTRSKHQ
- the LOC107868349 gene encoding dormancy-associated protein 1 isoform X3; this translates as MVLIEKFWDDVRAGPQPGKGLGKLRKSITLIQPHGGEGEGPNKNYQRSLSMTGSGSGSPITPGTPMTPNSRSPTANVWRSVFDPGSNIATKRIGAEVFDKPSHPNAPTVYDWLYSGNTRSKHQ
- the LOC107868349 gene encoding dormancy-associated protein 1 isoform X1, whose translation is MVLIEKFWDDVRAGPQPGKGLGKLRKSITLIQPHARELHSGKAESPLASEGGEGEGPNKNYQRSLSMTGSGSGSPITPGTPMTPNSRSPTANVWRSVFDPGSNIATKRIGAEVFDKPSHPNAPTVYDWLYSGNTRSKHQ